The genomic window acgGAAACTTATATGTCCACCTGTGAAATGGACGGGCCTCATGTCAGCATATTCTTTGCACTAgtcaaattttcaatttgaaacTCCTATGTAAACTTAGTAGAATTAGTCCATGTAAACTGATCAATTTGTAATTATGTTACTTGGCAATGAAGGGTACTGCAGCACTACCAATGGCCACAGAATGTGATCCAGTGTAACTAGCTGACGTTGACAGGCTTTAATATAAACCATCTGGTGTTACTACACCTAAGTTAATACCTTTTCTAGGAACTGTCTGCTGAGACCTGTCATCCTCAGATTTGTTAACAGCTAATGGGAATGGGTGGTAGAGTTTCTAATGAAAATATGGATGTGCAAGTTTCTATCGAGAACATAAGCATTAAGGACATAGCATCTGACTATGAGATGGCACCAACAGCTTTTGGTCAAATGTTTCCTCAAACTTGCCAACTGACCTTCATATGTTCAAAGTCTGTGATTCCTATACGAGGCAAGGTGGAACAGTTGACGAAAATAAGTTTCCTGCCGGTGATTCTGTTTGATATAAAACAGTCCTGGAAGAAAGGACAGAAAAACATTACACAAGAGTTGCTATCAAATCGAAATGGGCAGTGAGGAGGATGGGTGACACTGGGTTTCTGGGTGCATTTCAGTAACAGCTAGAAAATGGTATCGTTGATAATCAGAACTGGGGGAGTCAAATAGTCTGAGCTGTTTACTCAGTGTATTTTTTGGGGTGTATTTATCCAGGAGTATTTTTGCTGGGAACATAAGTGCTGGAGGTATCTAATTGTTATATTCACCTTGGGGTGTGTAATTAGTCTGTTTTCCCAGGGATATGGTTCCTCAGGAGAATATTTTCTTGGGGATATATTTAACCAAGGTTTGGAATAAAGTTGCTGGGGATATTTACTGAGAGGAATTTTGGTGGAATATCTGCAAGTGTATTTCACTGCTCAAGGACAAGTAAATGTCTTCTTGAGAATATATTTTGCTCAAGTGGATATTTTCTTTGCTGAGTATTTTGTCAAGTATACTTAAcgtaaagtatttttaaaaaccaagaaaactgtggatgctgtaaatgaggaacaaaaatagaagttgctggaaaagctcaacagatctggcagcatctataaagagaaaatcagagttttgGGTCCGATATATTTCTTTGGAAGTATAACTCTCACAGGAGCATATTTCCCCTAATATATATTTACCCTGGGTGTATTTAGTCAATTTTATATTTCACATTCAGCAGATTTGGCAAAGGAATGTATTTGCCTGGATGGATATATCCTCAGGTATATGTTTGCTCTGAAAGATATTGCCCAGGCGTATTTGTCTGAGTGTACATTTACTCTGGTATATGTTTGCCTACATGTAATGCTGCCAGTGTGTGTATTTGCCCAGGTGTATCTACCCAAAATAAATGATCAGGACATGCATTTTATGAACTTTAAGCTTACCTTAAGTGTACATCTGACCAATGTAACCAAACAGAGAGTGCTGAGACATCACTCATTTACATTCTGGGAGTGGACTTTGCAGTCAGCTTGGGTATGAAGGGTATTGTAGAAGAACCTGCTATTACGGAACGGTCAGCCCATAGTTCAGAGGAGAACAGAGGGAATATTGTGACAAAAGGTGATgtcacatggtattggggtgagCTCATATGaaggatacagaactggcttagtcattggagacagagggtagtggtggaaggatgctctttggaatggggggctgtgactagtggcattccacagggatcagtgctgggacctctgctgtttgtggtccatgtaaatgatttggaggaaaacagggctgatctaattagtaagtttgcggatgacacaaaaattggcagaattgtggacagtgaggaagattgtcagagAATAGAACAAGATATAagtcagttggaggcatgggcagaaaaatggcatttggaatttaatccagacaaatgtgagatgatgcaattTCGAAGAGGGAAATataggtggaaattatacagtgaatggcagaacccttaggagtattgatatgaaGAAGGCTCtggatgtgcaggtccacagatcactgaaggtcaCAACACAGGTAGATAATGTAATAAAAAAagacataagacatagaagcagaaattaggccattcggcccatcaaccTCCTCCTCCATTCAAATCATGGCCGATAAGTTCCGCAATCtcactctcctgctttctccccgtaacccttgatccccttgataatcaagaacctatctatgtctgtcttaaatgtactcaatgacctggcctccacagccttctgtggcagtgaattccatagattcaccactctctggctgaagaagtttctccttatttctgttctaaaaggtcttccctttaatCTAAGGCTGTGTCTTCACTGGAAGTGGCATTGAAtagaaggatagacaagttatgttgcagctttatagaactttagttagaccacatttggaataatgtgcACAATTCTGTGCCAGAAGAATGTGGCAGTttcggagagggtacagaaaacagGGTgcatgttgcttggtatggagaaTTTTAGATTTGAATGaatgttggatagactgggtttgttttcactggaatgcaggaggttgaggtgtgatcTGATATGAggttataagattgtgaatggcatggatagagaagaccttttcagttgtttcagcggTGGGAGTCCAGGACAGCAGCCTGAAAAGGTAAGCTTTTCGATTAGAAAAGTCTTACCTCGTGTGACTGCggcctttcagttgtttcagcggTGGGAGTCCgggagggcagcctgggaaggtaagcttttcaATTAGAAAAGTGAGGACCAGGCGCTGCCGGGAATGTAAGTTAAtcctttaaaaacttacctcgtgaaaAGGCGGAGTGCACGCTGAGCTGGAGCAGACATTGGatggctgagtaagtgaggtaatatatttgggcagttgctttacccgaaacactacttaggtagtgtctcccacccatcctcctcctcgaaccaaaaaaaaggttctgagtGCCGATTTGGTAAGgttaccagtttttttttgtggaattcagaacagtgggagtggatgttagggcagttgaatgctcctcctgcagaatgtgggaggtaagggtcaccactagtgtccctgctgactacatctgcgggaagtgcacccaactccagctcctcggaaaccacgttagggaactggagctagatgtactttggatcattcgggaggctgagagGGTAactgagaggagttacagggaggtagtcacacctcaaATACAGGAagaaggtagatgggttacagtcaggagATGAAAAGGGAACAGGCAATCTGTGCAGGGGtaccctgtggccgttcccctcaataacaagtataccgttttggatactgttgagggggatGACTTACCAAGGGTAGGCCATGGAGTACAGAGTCTGGCACAGAATTGCACGTGGCACTTTAACTGTCCCTGTTGCTCaaaagggaagtggggagaggtgGAGAgtattagtcattggggactccatagtaaGGAaaacagataggagattctgtgggaacgagagaaACTTGTGTGTGTTGCCTCCAAGGTGCCAGAGTCCGTGATGTTTTTGATCATGTTTTcgagatccttaagggggagggggagcagccccaagtcgtggtccacataggcaccaacgacataggtaggaaaagggatggggatttaaggcagaaattcaaggagctaggatggaagcttagagctagaactaACAGAGTTTGTTTGTTACACGTGCCACATGCTAgcaaggtgaggaatagggaCAGAGAGCagctgaacagagataatgggaactgcaaatgctggagaatccaaggtaacaaagtgtggagctggatgaacacagcaggccactcagcatcttaggagcacaaaagctgaagtttcgggcctagaccctgcatcagaaaaccTTTCTGCGTCAgccagttcatccagctccacactttgttatcttagagcagctgaacatgtggctacagggatggtgcaggagggagggattccagatacctggataattggggctcattctggggtaggtgggacctctagaaacaggatggtctacacctgaaccagaggggtactgacattctggagggaaatttgctgatgctgttcgggagggtttaaactaattcagcaaggggatgggaatctgaattgtagctccagtgtataAGAGGTTGAGAGTACTGAGAtcataaataaggtttcaaggttgcaggagtgtaccagcaggcaggaaggtggtttgaagtgtgtctacttcaatgccaggaacatccagaataaggtgggtgaacttgcagcatgggtcggtacctgggacttcgatgttgtggtcatttcggacacagggatagagcagggacaggaatggttgttgcaggttccagggtttagatgtttcagtgagatcagggaaggtggtaaaagagggggaggtgtggcattgttagtcaaggacagtattacggtggcagaaaggacttTTGAGGAGAACTCGAATACTGGGGTAGTGTGGGctgaggtgagaaacaggaaagtagagttcaccctgtggggagttttccataggcctccgaaaagttccagagatgtggaggaaaggattgcaaagacgATGCTGGATCAgagtgaaagtaacagggtagttgttacgtggcactttaactttccaaatattgactggaaatgctgtagttcgagtactttagatgggtcggtttttgtccagtgtgtgcatgagggtttcctgacacagtactagataggccaacaagaggtgaggccacattggatttggtactgggtactggccagatgttagatttggaagtagttgagcactttggtgatagtaactacaatttggttatgtttacttactagggataggtatatactgcagggcaGGAGTTATTGCTGGGGAAAGGCAactatgaggcgattaggcaagatttaggatgcataggatggagaaggaaactgcaggggctgggcacaattgaaatgtggagcttgttcaaggaacagctactgcgtgtccttgataagtgtgtacctgtcaggcagggaggaagtggtcgagcgagggaaccgtggtttactaaacaagtcaaatctcttgtcaagaggaagaaggaggtttATGTAAAGATGAGACGTGAAGGTTCAGTTAGGGCGCTTTAgcgttacaagttagccaggacggaccaaaagagagagctaagaagagccaggaaggacctaaagagagagctaagaagagccaggaggggacatgagaagtctttgacaagtaggatcaaggaaaactctaaAGCTTTCAATAGGTatgtaaggaataaaagaatgagtacagtaagattagggccagtcatggacagtagtgggaaattgtgtgtggagtccaaagagataggggcggcactaaatgaatatttctcatcagcattcacaaaggaaaaagacaatggtgtcgaggagaatactgagatataggctactagacaagacgggattgaggttcatgagGAGCTGTTAGCAATTCTGGGAAGTGTGAacatagataagtcccctgaggCAGATGGGacttatcctaggattctctgggaagctagggaggagattgtagagcctttggctttgatctttatgttgtcattgtctacaggaatagtgttagaagactggaggatagtaaatgttgtccccttgttcaagaaagggagtagagacaaccctggtaattatataccagtgagccttactttggttgtgggtaaagtgttggaaaggattataagggataggatttgtaaCGATCTAGAAAGgcataatttgattagggatagtcaacacggttttgtgaagggaaccttactgagttctttgagaagatgaccaaacaggtggatatggggaaagcggttgatgtggtgtatatggatttcagtaaagcgtttaataaggttcccatggtaggctattgcagaaaatacggaggcatggaattgagggtgatttagcggtttggatcagaaattggctagctggaagacagagggtggtggtttatgggaaatattcatcctggagttcagttactagtggtgtaccgcaaggatctgttttggggccactgctgtttgtcatttttaaaaatgacctggatgagggtgtagaaggatgggtcagtaaatttgcggatgacactaaaatcggtggagttgtggatagtgcggaaggacgttgcaggttacagagggacatagataagctgcagagatgggctgagaggtggaaaattgagtttaatgcggaaaagtgtgagatgattcactttggaaggagtaacaggaatacagtgtACTGGAGTAATGGTAAGaatcttggtagtgtggatgagcagagacatctcggtgtccatgtacatagatccctgaaagttgccacccgagttgatagggttgttaagaaggtgtacgatGTGTTAGGATTTAttggtagggggattgagtttcggagctatgaggtcatgttgcagctgtacaaatctctggtgcggccacacttggagtattgcatacaaatctggtcgccgcattataggaaggatgtggaagcactggaaagtgtgcagaggaaatttaccaggatgttgcctggtatggagggaaggtcttatggggaaaggctgagagacttgaggctgtatTCATTAAAGAGGAGATTAAGAGGTGAcgtaatagagacatacaggatgatcagaggattagatagggtggacagtgagagcctttttcctcggatggagatggatagcacgaggggacataggtttaaattgaggggtgatagatgtaggacagatgtcggaggtaggttctatactcagagtagtaagggcgtggaataccctgcctgtaacagcagtagactcgccaactttaagggcatttaaatggtcattggataaacatatggatgataatggaatagtgcaggttagatgggcttcagattggtttcacaggttggtgcaacattgagggctgaagggcctgtactgcattgtaatgttctatgaaaggGTGGAGGTTGGaggggtcagttactaggggacacaggttcaaggtgagcaGGGAGGGgttaagtttaaaagagatacacaaagcaagtttttcacacaaaggatgatgCGAAcatggaacgtgttgccagtggtgGTGGTCAAAGTCGACACAATAACAGCATTCGAGAAACATCTGAACAAATACATCactaggaagggaatagagcgatacggatcctgtaaatgaagacagttttagtacggaaggacaaaatgtgttggtgcaggcttggagggccaaaggacatgttcctgtgatgtattgttctttgttctattcatCAGCTCCATGGCTATCTTCTTCATCAGGAATGTGTACTAGCAAAGTTCAGGCATCAGAAAGAGCATACAATCTGTCAAACACCATTTTACACAAAGCGCACGTGACAGATTCTGCAGATTGTGTAATATACTTTTCAAGCATTTCAGAATTCATTGAACTCATCTGCAGTCCTGATAGACTGCCCAAGGAGAATGCTAATGTgaattttcttaattcattcattgtATGACTGTTATTTAGCCCTTACTCTGACTTCACCTATTAACTTACTATTCTCTATGCTTGTTTCAGTTATATCCCGAGAAAGTATacaaatcctgaaattctcttcTGCTGTTCTTTCTTGGTTCCCACACCTGTGCCAAGTTAGTTTGAAGCCTTAACAAAAGCACGAGCAAAATACCCCATAAGGACCTTCGTCCCAGCTCTGTTCAGAAGCAATCTGTCCAGCTTGTACAAGTGTCATTATTGTAAAGTCATTTCCAATGGAACACAGGAATCtcaagccctccctcctgcaccatctttccagcTACACATTCATCTGCCTTGTCCACTTATTTCTGAActaatttgcagatggcactgcAGGTAATCTTCAAATTATTACATTTGAGgatcaagaacagaaattgctagaaaaactcaggttgggcagcatctgtgggcagaaagcagagataCGATTTCAAATCGGGTAAGTCTTCAAAGTTGATGGTGAGAACTGACTGAGAAGGAAGCTGGGAGACTCTGGTTCATCACCACAACACAAAAGGGAACTGCAGAGGACCTGGTGGTCAATAAGAGGAACAGTATCGCACAGAGGCAATGGATGAGAAGCAACTGAGGAGGATTCCCAGGGAAGTTGAAGCAGTCACTACAACTGTCAGTTCGAGTAGCAGCTTTACCTTGAGCAGCAACCGGGAATCAAAATCAGAGAGGCCGAAGACAGCAATCAGAGCTGATAAAAACTTGAACAAAGGGCATTTTGGACCAATTTTGGGGAGTAGCCTTGACTCGATACTAAGTTGGAAGAAGGCTAATTATTAAAATATTTGGCAGtaactggggaatgtagattggggtgACTCTTTGacggtaaatccacatctggcatatgggaatcttttaaagcaccagttgattagagttcatgaccaacatgttcctgtgaaaatgaaggataagaatGGCAGGATTTGGGAATCTTGGATGATAAGAGAAATAGAGAGctaagtcaaaaagaaaaaggaggcgCATATAAGAtttaggcaactgaagacagacccCTCAAAAATTGAGATAGCcagaaagaatttaaacaaggagaataggagggctaaaaggggccatgaaatatccttggcaaacaggattaaaggaaaatcccaaggcattttacacataTATAACACAATGGTTgggggaaagggtaggtccactcaagaaTAAAGGAGGAAATTTATGATTGGGAGCCGGAGGAAATGAGTgaggtctttaatgaatactttgcatcagtattcacaaggagaaggacatgataGATGGTGAGTTTcgggaggggtatgttgatattctggggcatgtCAATATAAAAGAAGAAGTTGTGTTCGATGTTTCGAAAAGCATTAAGGTAAACAAATCAGGCCCTGATGGTATCTATCTGAGAAAactgagggaggcaggtgaggaaattgctgggtcacctcccagtcgcaaaccatttccactccccctcccattctttagatgcacctcccagtcacaaaccatttccactccccctcccattctctagatgacgtgtccatcatgggcctcctgcagtgccacaatgatgccacccgaaggttgcaggaacagcaactcatattccgcctgggaaccctgcagcccaatggtatcaatgtggacttcaccagcttcaaaatctccacttcccccaccgcatcccaaaaccagcccagttcgtcccctccccccactgcaccacacaaccagcccagctcttcccccccacccactgcatcccaaaaccagtccaacctgtctctgcctccctaaccggttcttcctctcacccattccttcctcccaccccaacccacacccccagctacctactaacctcatcccacgtccttgacctgtccgtcttccctggactgacctatcccctccctacctccccacctgtactctctccacctatcttctttactctccatcttcggtccgcctccccctctctccctatttattccagaatcctccccccatccccctctctgatgaagggtctaggcccgaaacgtcagcttttgtgctcctgagatgctgcttggcctgctgtgttcatccagctccacactttgttatcttggaattctccagcatctgcagttcccattatctctgatctatgaaatctttgcatcctctttagtTAGATGAGAGAACccagagaatagccaatgttgttcctttgtttaagaaggacaactGGGATAATCAGGAAAtaacaggctggtgagccttttgtcagtggtagggaaattattggagaagattcttcggGATGGATCATACTCATATTCGAAAAAATATGAGCAGCAACAGGCAGCATCGCTTTGTCCGGGCAAGGCCATGTGTCACAAACTTCAGTGTGTGTAGCAGTCCCCTGGCGCTCACCTTGTACTGGGGGAAGCCCAGTTTCTGGATCCAGTTGCCCACCTCCTTCTCGTTCCAGCGCTGACTACGGGGCACCACCAGCGGGTGACAGCCGCAGCGACATTCCCCGGAGCACGGGTACCTGGCCATCCGGGCTCAGCGCTTGCCGACTGGGCCCCATCACCACAGCAACCATTGCTAGGAGACCAAGCTGCTACGTAACGGCTACCCCGGTAACCACGAAGCCCCCAACGCCTCCATCCGGCACCACGTCCCCTTTTTCCGGGATGCCGCGGGGGAGATCGAACTCCGACCAGCTGCAGTTTCTGTCATTGTTTTTCGTGTGCACTCCGGAGATATGCAATAAGAATGTTGAATCAAGTTTTGACAGGATTTTCTTTTCAGTCTGCACATCAGGAAGTCCGGCTCCTGTTGATGATGGGGGCGGGGCCTCGCTACTTC from Stegostoma tigrinum isolate sSteTig4 chromosome 10, sSteTig4.hap1, whole genome shotgun sequence includes these protein-coding regions:
- the LOC125455670 gene encoding sterile alpha motif domain-containing protein 15-like, whose product is MARYPCSGECRCGCHPLVVPRSQRWNEKEVGNWIQKLGFPQYKDCFISNRITGRKLIFVNCSTLPRIGITDFEHMKVISHAIQKLLDIEEPLWCRSISKPHRDPMGLFLERKAPTGRRADALTLEEFLKEIDE